Proteins from one bacterium genomic window:
- a CDS encoding DUF2165 domain-containing protein, producing MVFRLIPLLILLGTGVMGGIVVLNNLTAPGANLAFVEHIMTMDTTNMDRGTQWREIRSPALHRIAFVTILLFEVAVTVLSLVGSYFLATNLGAPADAWEAAKLFGYLAFMAALVVWFLVIQVVGAEWFVSWQSESWNAIRDSTRINLITLAGIIILRLA from the coding sequence ATGGTCTTCCGCCTCATCCCGTTGCTGATCCTGCTCGGTACCGGAGTGATGGGCGGCATCGTGGTGCTCAACAACCTCACCGCACCCGGCGCCAACCTGGCCTTCGTAGAGCACATCATGACGATGGACACCACCAATATGGACAGGGGAACGCAGTGGCGAGAGATCCGGTCGCCGGCCCTCCACCGGATCGCCTTTGTCACGATCCTCTTGTTCGAGGTGGCGGTCACCGTGCTGTCGCTGGTCGGTAGCTACTTCCTGGCTACCAACCTCGGCGCGCCCGCCGACGCCTGGGAGGCGGCCAAACTGTTCGGTTACCTGGCCTTCATGGCGGCCCTGGTGGTCTGGTTCCTCGTCATCCAGGTGGTGGGCGCCGAGTGGTTCGTCAGCTGGCAGTCGGAGAGCTGGAACGCCATCCGTGACTCCACCCGCATCAACCTGATCACCCTGGCCGGCATCATCATCCTCCGGCTGGCCTAG